In Sulfitobacter sp. LCG007, the sequence GAGGGCGGAAGTCGAGGCGGAATCCCGCGCCCTGCAGGCAGAACTCGACGCGCTGAATGTCGATGTGGCGCGAATGGAGAATCTCACCCGCAGGCTCTCGGACGACTATCTCGATCTCGATCTGCTCGACGAGCAGGCACGCTCGGTGCTCGGCATGATCCGCACCGACGAGATCGTGATCCGCTGATCTTGGAGGCGAACGGCCCGAGCGGCCAATTGTCTCTCGCCTTGCCCTTACGAATCCGCTAAGCATTGACGATAGTTTAACGCTAAACTATTTGCCCGCGGGTGGTGCAAGACACCCCGGCCAACAAGGGAGGTGCCACATGGCGACCCGCAAGACCGCTGCGAAGGCGTCGAATGTCTCCGCCGACGAGTTGAAGGCATATTACCGCGACATGCTGCTTATCAGGCGCTTCG encodes:
- a CDS encoding septum formation initiator family protein codes for the protein MNRTARPALGNFAFFSIAFCVATYFTFAAVQGDFGLFRRAEVEAESRALQAELDALNVDVARMENLTRRLSDDYLDLDLLDEQARSVLGMIRTDEIVIR